A window from Chryseobacterium vaccae encodes these proteins:
- a CDS encoding IucA/IucC family protein, translating to MNTTLNNTPISQEIWLMANRDLMAKTFAELMHEERLKPIPVFQDEAGFTVFRLETGLENIEYSFRGQERMMDYWHIDKDSIVKIENEVKSQTLNVPQFFLEMQTVFDLDSNTLAKYTEELLHTLYCDALILSRGIISSKDLASSNYQTVEHQMTGHPWVIVNKSRLGFSPSDLEVYAPEAGQDIKVLWLAAHKDRSAFQALEHIDQENFYRSEIGDKLYQVFQQQLIDLGKSVQDYNLIPVHPWQWEHKLKIHFAGDIASGILIKLGGGNDFYSPQQSIRTLFNTEHPEKRYLKTAVSILSTGNIRGLSPKQMRIAPSITDWVKGLIKDDEYLETKGTIFLGEEASVAYLHPQYNAITAVPYQYNEFLGALWRESAISSLKEGEEMFTMASLLYVDQNGIPLVQAFAEKAGVSIKEWITEYLDAYLTPLLHIYYTHSLCVTPHGENIMVVLKNGLPQRIVIKDFVDDIVLTPEAREKLPDHLADGLIQSSNKENVPLSILLGIFDAFFRYLSNVLHTYSNFREETFWTLVHECIKEYKNQNPHLKERYEKYDLYVPAFKRFYINSVRLKNNGYSENKAFAIPKKDGALLNPLYQIINKNSVAEV from the coding sequence ATGAACACCACTTTAAATAATACACCCATCAGTCAGGAAATCTGGCTGATGGCCAACCGCGATCTGATGGCTAAAACCTTTGCGGAGTTAATGCATGAAGAGCGCCTGAAACCTATTCCTGTTTTCCAGGATGAAGCAGGATTCACCGTTTTCAGACTTGAAACCGGATTGGAAAATATTGAATACAGCTTCCGCGGACAGGAAAGAATGATGGATTACTGGCATATCGACAAAGACAGTATTGTTAAAATTGAAAATGAAGTAAAAAGTCAGACCCTGAATGTTCCTCAATTCTTTCTTGAAATGCAGACCGTATTTGACTTAGATTCTAATACGTTAGCAAAATATACAGAAGAACTGCTTCATACTTTATATTGTGATGCGCTGATCTTATCCAGAGGAATTATTTCTTCAAAAGATCTTGCCTCCAGCAATTATCAGACGGTAGAGCATCAGATGACAGGCCATCCCTGGGTAATCGTCAATAAAAGCCGGCTGGGATTTTCTCCCTCTGATCTTGAAGTTTACGCGCCGGAAGCAGGGCAGGACATAAAAGTTCTGTGGCTGGCTGCCCATAAAGACAGATCAGCCTTTCAGGCGCTGGAGCATATTGATCAGGAAAACTTTTACCGTTCGGAAATTGGAGACAAATTGTATCAGGTATTTCAGCAGCAACTGATTGATTTAGGAAAATCTGTTCAGGATTACAATTTAATTCCTGTACATCCATGGCAGTGGGAACATAAGCTGAAGATTCATTTTGCGGGAGATATAGCTTCCGGAATTTTAATAAAGTTAGGGGGAGGAAATGATTTTTACAGCCCACAGCAGAGCATCCGGACTTTATTCAACACAGAGCATCCGGAGAAAAGATACTTGAAAACCGCAGTTTCTATTCTGAGTACAGGAAACATCAGAGGACTTTCTCCTAAGCAGATGAGAATTGCTCCATCGATTACAGACTGGGTAAAAGGTCTGATTAAAGATGATGAATATCTGGAGACAAAAGGAACCATTTTCCTGGGTGAGGAAGCTTCAGTTGCCTATCTGCATCCTCAATACAATGCTATAACCGCTGTACCTTATCAGTACAATGAGTTTTTAGGGGCTCTATGGCGTGAAAGTGCCATATCTTCCCTGAAAGAAGGTGAAGAAATGTTTACCATGGCTTCCCTGCTGTACGTTGATCAGAACGGAATTCCTTTGGTACAGGCTTTTGCCGAAAAAGCAGGAGTCAGCATCAAAGAATGGATCACGGAGTATCTGGATGCCTATCTTACTCCGCTGCTTCACATCTATTATACTCATTCTCTTTGTGTGACTCCTCACGGAGAAAACATTATGGTTGTGCTGAAGAATGGTCTTCCTCAGAGGATTGTCATTAAAGACTTTGTAGATGATATTGTACTGACCCCTGAAGCCAGGGAAAAGCTGCCTGACCATCTTGCAGACGGGCTGATCCAGTCTTCAAACAAAGAAAACGTACCACTTTCTATTCTGCTGGGGATTTTTGATGCGTTTTTCAGATATCTTTCCAATGTTTTGCATACGTATTCAAACTTCCGGGAAGAAACATTCTGGACTCTTGTTCATGAATGTATAAAAGAGTACAAAAATCAGAATCCGCATCTGAAGGAACGGTACGAAAAGTATGATCTGTATGTTCCGGCATTCAAAAGGTTCTATATCAACAGTGTCCGTCTGAAGAATAACGGCTATAGCGAAAATAAAGCTTTTGCTATTCCTAAGAAAGATGGCGCCCTTCTTAATCCGCTGTACCAGATCATCAATAAAAATTCTGTAGCGGAAGTATGA
- a CDS encoding lysine N(6)-hydroxylase/L-ornithine N(5)-oxygenase family protein has protein sequence MNNETPYNVIGIGIGPFNLGLAALSNPISELKTLFLDQRDGFDWHPGLMIDHVTLQTPFLCDCVSMADPTNPLSLLNYLKVTNRLYKFFIREDFFIPRKEYNRYCQWVVSQLPQCRFSTQVVDIVYEDGLYVVTTIHTKTKEAEVFRTERLILGTGTQPHIPSFIPKDDSRILHTSSYLYRKEELLSQGKKIAVIGSGQSAAEVFYDLLQSRNENTQLGWYSRPDRFFPMEYSKLTLELTSPDYVDYFYSRSENARKAILSKQQAQFKGINYDLINQIYDFIYDLNIDNEDTRLTIIPNSQLDRVDNSSTDHLTLEFTQLEQDVQYDQEADYLVIGTGYRYHEPSFLKNIQSRIKRDSGGLFAVNRNYSIDHNGGEIYVLHAEVHTHSYISTDLGMAAYRNSYIINDILGREYYKIENKIAFQDFDVEKYAAIPTTAKI, from the coding sequence ATGAATAATGAAACCCCATATAACGTGATCGGAATTGGAATCGGGCCTTTTAATTTGGGACTGGCCGCATTATCCAATCCGATTTCTGAATTAAAAACCCTTTTTCTGGACCAGAGAGACGGTTTCGACTGGCATCCGGGATTAATGATCGATCATGTAACCCTGCAGACGCCGTTTTTGTGTGACTGTGTATCTATGGCTGATCCAACCAATCCTTTGAGTCTTCTGAATTATTTAAAAGTAACCAACAGGCTTTATAAATTCTTTATCCGGGAAGATTTTTTCATTCCCCGTAAAGAATATAACCGGTATTGTCAATGGGTAGTAAGCCAATTGCCGCAATGCAGGTTTTCAACACAGGTTGTGGATATTGTATATGAAGACGGATTGTATGTAGTAACGACCATTCACACCAAAACTAAAGAAGCCGAAGTTTTCAGGACAGAAAGGTTAATTCTAGGAACAGGTACACAGCCCCATATCCCTTCATTTATTCCAAAAGATGATTCCAGGATTCTTCATACCAGTTCATATTTATACCGTAAGGAAGAGCTTTTGTCCCAGGGTAAAAAAATTGCGGTGATTGGTTCAGGACAGAGTGCGGCAGAGGTTTTCTATGATCTGTTGCAGAGCCGGAATGAAAATACTCAGTTAGGCTGGTATTCCCGCCCGGACCGTTTCTTCCCGATGGAATATTCAAAACTGACCTTAGAGCTGACTTCTCCTGATTATGTAGACTATTTCTACAGCAGAAGCGAGAATGCAAGGAAAGCCATTTTAAGCAAGCAGCAGGCTCAGTTCAAAGGGATTAATTATGATCTCATCAACCAGATCTATGATTTTATTTATGATCTGAATATTGATAATGAGGATACAAGGCTTACCATTATTCCGAACAGCCAGCTGGACAGGGTAGACAACAGCAGTACAGACCATCTTACGCTTGAATTTACTCAGCTTGAACAGGACGTTCAGTATGATCAGGAAGCCGATTATCTGGTGATTGGAACAGGATACCGCTACCATGAACCTTCATTCCTTAAAAATATTCAATCCAGAATTAAAAGGGATTCAGGCGGATTATTTGCGGTTAACCGGAACTATTCAATAGATCATAATGGCGGTGAAATCTATGTATTGCACGCAGAAGTTCATACCCATAGCTATATTTCAACGGATCTGGGAATGGCAGCTTACCGTAATTCTTATATCATCAACGATATTCTGGGAAGAGAATATTATAAGATTGAAAATAAAATTGCATTCCAGGATTTTGATGTTGAAAAATATGCCGCCATACCAACAACTGCCAAAATATAA